TGCCGGTGTGGACGCTGATGAAGCTCGCCAGGCCCCACGGCCCGCGCCCGAGTTGCTCGTGGCAGAGCGTCTTCTGCACCACCGACAGGCCGAGCCCGCCGTACTCCTGCGGGATCGAGAGCCCGAGCAGGCCGACGTCGCGCGCCCCCTCGATCAGCTCGTGCGGCAGGGTGTCGGTGCGCTCGATCTCCTGCCATCCGGCATTGGCCTTCTCCTCGATGAAGTCGCGCACCGACTGCTGCAACAGGCGGTCCTCGGCCGAGATGCTGAAATCCATGGCGTCGCTCCTCAGGGAGCACGGGCCTCCCCGCCCGCGTTCCGAACCGGTTCGTTCTGGCAATCGCCCCGGCCCTTTGCAACACGTCGCGGCGCGCCGCGATGCGCGCCGCGCGCGCGGAGACCGGCGAGGTCGGCGGCGGCGGGCGGACCGCGCGCGCGGCGGCGCTTCGCGACCGCTGGGGGTGGCTGGCGCCGCGGCGCGGCGGTCAGGGTCGGCAGCGCCGCCGCCGTGGAGCAGCGCCGCCCCGCGGACCGCGATCAGCTCGCAGCCGGGCGGGCGCCCCGGTGCAAGGTGACGGCGGCGCGTGCTCGGGGCGGCGCCGTCGGTCAATCGCGGCATTGGCGCCGGGCGCGGAGTGCCGCAGGCGGCCCGCCGCGCGGGCGACGGCGCGCCTGGGGCGCCGCCGCGGCCTCCTCGCCGCTGCCCAGCGGGTGGTCGATGACCGGCAGGCGCATGCCGAGCGCGCGTTCGATGTCCGCCATCTGGTAGGCGTCGTCCGGAGCGACGAAGGTGATCACCTGGCCGGTGGCGCCGGCGCGCGCCGTGCGGCCGGCGCGATGGATGTAGTCGTCCGAGGTGCGCGGCACGTCGAAGTTGACGACGTGCGAGATGCCGCTGATGTCGAGGCCGCGGCCGGCGACGTCGGTGGCGACCAGCACCGGGAAGTCGCCGCGGCGGAAGGCCTCGAGCGCCTCGCTGCGCTCCGGCTGACTGCGGTCGGAATGGATGCTGGTGCTCGGCACGCCGCCGCGCGTGATGCCGCGCGCCAGGCGATCGGCGTCGACCTTGCGCTTGACGAAGACGATCACCGAGCGCATGTCGCCGCCGGGGCGCAGCAGGCTGCTGAGCAGCGCCGCCTTGCGACCCTGGCTGATGCGATACGTCTGATGATCGATGCGCTCGGCGGGGCGCTGGCGGTCGACGGTGACGGTGACCGGATCGCGCAGGATGCTGGCGGCGAGATCGAGGATGCGCGGCGACAGCGTGGCCGAGAACAGCAGCGTCTGCCGCTCGGCCGGCAGCGCGGCGAGGATGCGCTGCACGTCCGGCAGGAAGCCCATGTCGAGCATGCGGTCGGCCTCGTCGAGCACGACGACCTCGACGTTGCCGAGCTTGGCGGTGTTGAAGCGCATGTGGTCGAGCAGCCGGCCGGGGGTGGCGACGACGATGTCGCTGCCCTGCTTGAGCGCGTGCTCCTGCGGCCCCATGTCGACGCCGCCGACCACCGAGACGGCGCTGAGGCCGAGGTGATAGCCGAGGGCGAGCGCCTGCTCGTCGATCTGCATCGCCAACTCGCGCGTCGGCGACAGGATCAGCGCCCGGCAGCCGTCGGGCCGGGGCTCCGCCAGGCGCTGCAGGATGGGCAGCAGGAACGCGGCGGTCTTGCCGGTGCCGGTGGCGGCGCAGCCGATCAGGTCGCGGCCGGTGAGGATGACCGGAATGGCCTTGGCCTGGATGGGGGTGGCCTGGGTGTAGCCCATGTCCGCCACGGCGTCGGCCAGGGCGGGGACCAGGCCAAGGTGTTCAATCGATGTGCTCATGCTTCTCCGATGTCTGCGGACGGCCCGGGCCCTCGTGAGGCTGCAGGGGCCGTCGCTGCACTCCCCGCGGCCGCGTCCGCAGGCTCTGCGACGCCGCACGGCGGGGGTGGGGTGGTATTCAACTTCTTCCACCTGTCGCACATGCGACCGCGCAATGCGAGCCCCGGAGCCCCAGGGGCGGGATGTCTCGCCCGCGTCCGCCGTCCCCGCGATGCCCGACGGGTCGCCGGCGCATTCAGCAGGCGGCGCGCAGCCGGGCGATGACCGCCGGGTGGGCGCGGACCCGCAGATGGCGGCCGGCATCGTCGCAGCGCTCGTCGAGCACCCGGCAGGCGGCGTGCACGTCGCCGACCAGGCGCTGCCGCGCGTAGGGGATGAGCAGCTCGGCTTCGACGAAATCGCGCTCGAAGAACTGCACGATGCGGGCGCGCAGCGCGGCGACGTCGTCGGGCAGGCGCGCCGACAGCAGCAGGGCGTCGGGATAGGCGGCGCGCAGATCGTCGCGGCGCGCGGCGTCGAGGCGGTCCGCCTTGTTGAGCACCAGCAGGCGCGGCTGGTCGGCGGCGCCGATCTCCGCCAGCACCTGCGCGGTGACGGCGATCTGCGCCGGGAAGTCGGGGTCGGCGGCGTCGACGACGTGCACCAGCAGCGACGCCTCGCGCGCCTCGTCGAGCGTCGAACGGAACGAGGCGACCAGGTCGTGCGGCAGTTTCTTGATGAAGCCGACCGTGTCGCTGACCAGGATGCGCGGCACGCTCTCCGGCTGCAGCGCCCGCACCGTGGTGTCCAGCGTGGCGAAGAGCTGATCGGCGACCAGCGGCTCGCTGCTGGTCAGGGCGCGCATCAGCGAGGACTTGCCGGCGTTGGTGTAGCCGACGATGGCCACCGTCGCCTGGTCGGCGCGGCGGCGACGGCGGGTGACCGCGTCCTGCTCGATCGCCGCCAGCTCGCGGCGCAACTGCGCGATGCGGTCGCGCACCTTGCGCCGGTCGAGCTCGATCTGCGACTCGCCGGCGCCCTTGCCGCCGATGCCGCCGCCCTGCCGGTCGGCGCCGCCGCCCTCGCGCAGGCGCGGCGCCATGTAGGCCAGGCGCGCGATCTCCACCTGCAGGCGCGCCTCGCGGCTGCGCGCGTGGCGGTGGAAGATGGCGAGAATGACGGCGCTGCGGTCGAGCACCTCGGCGCCGGTGGCGCGTTCGAGATTGCGCGCCTGCGACGGCGAGATCTCGTGGTCGACGACGACGACGCTGGCCCGCGCGGCGGGAGGCTCGCTCGCCGCGTCGGCCGCGCCGTCGACCTCGTCGGCGGCCCTGTCGTCGGCCTCGACCGCGCCGTCGTCGCCCTCGCCGTCCTCGAGCGGCCGGCCGCCGCGCCGCTGGCGATGGCTCGGCACGCCCGAGGGCACGACGCCGCTGCCGCCGGTGAGCCGCGCCAGCTCGCGCAGCTTGCCGGCGCCGACCACGGCGGCGGGGGCGAGCGCGGCGCGCTTCTGGCTGATCCGCGCCACCACCTGCAGGCCGAGCGTCTTGGCCAGGCGGCCGAGCTCGGTCAGCGACGCGGCGTGTTCGGCGTCGTCGACGCCGGGGAGCTGGACGCCGAGCAGGACGGCGCGCGGCGATTCGTCGGCGGGCATCGCCGGACCATCGCTGGCGGCGTCGGGCGATGCAACCGGGCGCCCCCCGGGCGGGCGGCCACCGGCGACGCGCCGCCCTGCTGACCTTCGTCATCTCGATCCCTGACCAACGTCAGCGCATCGGCCGCCGCTCTCGGTCCAAATGGCGCGCTTCGATCGAAGCCGGACCCGCGGGGTGCGGGGCCGGAGGCAGAGGGGGGAGCCCGTGGCATTGCTGAAGAGGGTCGGTCGCGCGGCCGGGTGCGGCCTGTTCGCGCTGACGCTGGCGGCGCCGGTCGAGGCGGGCGCGCAGGACGTGGCGCGGGGCGCCCAACTGTTCGACACCTGCGTCCCCTGCCACGGCGCCAACGGCGCCGGCAGCCTCGACCGCCGCGCGCCGGTGATCGCGGCGCTGCCCGCCTGGTACGTCGCGACCCAGATCGGCAACTTCAAGGCCGGGCGGCGCGGCTATCACCCCGACGACGCCGCCGGCCTGCAGATGCGGCCGATGGCGATGGCGCTGTTCACCGACGCCGACGTGCAGGCGGTCGCCGCCTACGTCGCCACCCTGCCGCCGGTGCCGCCGACCGACGTCGGCGGCGGCGACGCCGGGCGCGGCCAGACAGCCTATGCCGTCTGCCTCGCCTGCCACGGCCCCGACGGCATGGGCAACGAGCAGTTGAAGGCGCCGCCGATCGCCCGCCAGGGCGACTGGTACCTGGTCGCCCAGCTCGACAACTTCAAGAGCGGCCGGCGCGGCAGCGCCGAGGGCGACGTCACCGGCATGCAGATGCGCGGCATGTCGGCGACCCTGGCCGACCAGCAGGCGGTGCAGGACGTCGCGGCGTACGTCCGCACGCTGCGCAAGTGACACGGGACGCGAGGAGCGGCGGCGATGGCCAAGGGTCCGATCGACGAACACACGGCGCGCAGCGTCTTCTGGATCGCCGTCGGCGGCTGCCTGGCGTTCGCCCTGTGCAGCTTCATCTTCGTGCTGCGCTGAGCGCGGCGCGCGACGAGGACATGCGATGATCGAGTGGCTGGTGCCCGAGGCCTCGACCTACGCGCGCGACATCGACTGGCTGTTCACGAGCATCTTCCTCACCGTGGGCTTCTGGTTCCTGCTCGCGCAGGCCGTCTTCTTCTGGCTGCTGTTCCGCTTCCGCAGGCGCGATGGCGTGCCGGCGCAGTACATCACCGGCGAGGAGAAGGCCGAGAAGCGCTGGATCTCGATCCCGCACGCGCTGGTCATCGCCTGCGACGTCTTCCTCATCGCCGCCACCGTGATGGTGTGGCGCAACGTCAAGCAGGTGCTGCCGCCGGCCGACGAGACCATCCGCGTCATCGGCCAGCAGTGGGCGTGGACCTTCGTCCACCCCGGCCCCGACCAGCAGCTCGGCACCGAGGACGACGTCACCGAGGTCAACGAGCTGCACGTGACGAACGGCACCGTCTACCACTTCGAGCTGACCTCGAAGGACGTCCTGCACAGCTTCTCGGTGCCGGCCTTCCGCCTGAAACAGGACGCCGTCCCCGGGCGCATCATCACCGGCTGGTTCCAGCCCACCACCATCGGCCAGTACGACATCCAGTGCGCCGAGATCTGCGGCATCGGCCACGCGCTGATGCCGGCGCGCCTGTACGTCGAGACCGAGTCGGCGCACGCCGCCTGGCTGCGCGACCGCCAGGCGTGAGCGGGTCGCAGGAGGATCGACCGCGATGAGCCACGACACCGCCGCCCACGCCGCCGCGCACGGCAGCGTCTGGCGCCGCTGGGTCTTCTCCACCGACCACAAGGTGATCGGCTGCCAGTACCTGTTCACCGGCATGGCCATGGCCGTCATCGGCGGCCTGATGTCCTACGTCTTCCGCATGCAGCTCGCCTGGCCCGACGCCCCGGTGCCGGGCTACGGCGTCGTCTCCCCGGGGGAGTACAACGCCCTCGTCACCAACCACGGCTCGATCATGATCTTCTGGGTGGCGATGCCGGTGCTGATCGCGGCGCTCGGCAACTTCCTCATCCCGCTGATGATCGGCTGCGACGACATGGTGTTCCCGCGCCTGAACCGCCTCTCGTACCAGATCTTCCTGCTCAGCGCGCTGGTGCTGCTGGGCTCGCTGGCGGTGCCGGGCGGCGGCTTCGGCGGCGCCTGGACCTCCTACCCGCCGCTGTCGGCCAAGGGCGCCTACAACCTCACGCCCTACGGCGCGCCGTTGTGGCTCGTCGCCGTGGCGCTCGAGTTCGTCGCCTT
This is a stretch of genomic DNA from bacterium. It encodes these proteins:
- a CDS encoding DEAD/DEAH box helicase, which encodes MSTSIEHLGLVPALADAVADMGYTQATPIQAKAIPVILTGRDLIGCAATGTGKTAAFLLPILQRLAEPRPDGCRALILSPTRELAMQIDEQALALGYHLGLSAVSVVGGVDMGPQEHALKQGSDIVVATPGRLLDHMRFNTAKLGNVEVVVLDEADRMLDMGFLPDVQRILAALPAERQTLLFSATLSPRILDLAASILRDPVTVTVDRQRPAERIDHQTYRISQGRKAALLSSLLRPGGDMRSVIVFVKRKVDADRLARGITRGGVPSTSIHSDRSQPERSEALEAFRRGDFPVLVATDVAGRGLDISGISHVVNFDVPRTSDDYIHRAGRTARAGATGQVITFVAPDDAYQMADIERALGMRLPVIDHPLGSGEEAAAAPQARRRPRGGPPAALRARRQCRD
- the hflX gene encoding GTPase HflX: MPADESPRAVLLGVQLPGVDDAEHAASLTELGRLAKTLGLQVVARISQKRAALAPAAVVGAGKLRELARLTGGSGVVPSGVPSHRQRRGGRPLEDGEGDDGAVEADDRAADEVDGAADAASEPPAARASVVVVDHEISPSQARNLERATGAEVLDRSAVILAIFHRHARSREARLQVEIARLAYMAPRLREGGGADRQGGGIGGKGAGESQIELDRRKVRDRIAQLRRELAAIEQDAVTRRRRRADQATVAIVGYTNAGKSSLMRALTSSEPLVADQLFATLDTTVRALQPESVPRILVSDTVGFIKKLPHDLVASFRSTLDEAREASLLVHVVDAADPDFPAQIAVTAQVLAEIGAADQPRLLVLNKADRLDAARRDDLRAAYPDALLLSARLPDDVAALRARIVQFFERDFVEAELLIPYARQRLVGDVHAACRVLDERCDDAGRHLRVRAHPAVIARLRAAC
- a CDS encoding cytochrome c encodes the protein MALLKRVGRAAGCGLFALTLAAPVEAGAQDVARGAQLFDTCVPCHGANGAGSLDRRAPVIAALPAWYVATQIGNFKAGRRGYHPDDAAGLQMRPMAMALFTDADVQAVAAYVATLPPVPPTDVGGGDAGRGQTAYAVCLACHGPDGMGNEQLKAPPIARQGDWYLVAQLDNFKSGRRGSAEGDVTGMQMRGMSATLADQQAVQDVAAYVRTLRK
- a CDS encoding cytochrome C oxidase subunit II, producing the protein MIEWLVPEASTYARDIDWLFTSIFLTVGFWFLLAQAVFFWLLFRFRRRDGVPAQYITGEEKAEKRWISIPHALVIACDVFLIAATVMVWRNVKQVLPPADETIRVIGQQWAWTFVHPGPDQQLGTEDDVTEVNELHVTNGTVYHFELTSKDVLHSFSVPAFRLKQDAVPGRIITGWFQPTTIGQYDIQCAEICGIGHALMPARLYVETESAHAAWLRDRQA